From Elaeis guineensis isolate ETL-2024a chromosome 16, EG11, whole genome shotgun sequence, a single genomic window includes:
- the LOC140854310 gene encoding transcription factor BHLH3-like, giving the protein MELDELGFLEELLALRGETWDTLPGGMNHEFFSSESSLDCFHENQSLVPPSFSAFEGLAAPAEPNFDCLSEVYRLLGAGFAAAAPEIQSSSVQSPLEDGKVGPVVHGDRREVVGDGQTVCKVEMGPPAEAPVVLGMGGCSDRKKRRAEGLQSKNLMAERRRRKRLNDRLSMLRSIVPKISKMDRTSILSDTIDYMKELLERIKGLQEEIEVGSEQPNLLGIFKELNPNDILVRNSPKVSTS; this is encoded by the exons ATGGAGCTAGATGAGCTTGGGTTTTTGGAAGAGCTTCTGGCTCTCAGGGGGGAGACATGGGACACTCTCCCCGGTGGAATGAATCATGAGTTCTTCTCTAGTGAAAGCAGCTTGGATTGCTTCCACGAGAACCAAAGCCTTGTTCCTCCCAGCTTCTCAGCATTCGAAGGCCTCGCCGCGCCGGCGGAGCCCAATTTTGATTGCCTCAGCGAAGTCTACCGCCTGCTTGGTGCCGGGTTTGCTGCGGCAGCACCGGAGATCCAGTCGTCGTCGGTGCAGTCGCCATTGGAGGATGGCAAGGTTGGCCCGGTGGTCCACGGTGATCGGCGTGAGGTGGTCGGAGATGGGCAGACTGTTTGCAAGGTGGAGATGGGGCCGCCGGCGGAGGCGCCGGTGGTTCTTGGGATGGGTGGCTGCAGTGACCGGAAGAAGAGGAGAGCCGAGGGGCTGCAGTCCAAGAATCTAATGGCCGAGAGACGGCGGAGGAAGCGGCTTAACGATCGGCTGTCGATGCTTCGATCCATTGTTCCAAAGATCAGCAAG ATGGATAGGACTTCTATTCTTAGTGACACCATAGATTACATGAAAGAGCTGCTGGAAAGGATCAAAGGATTGCAGGAAGAGATCGAAGTCGGCTCGGAGCAGCCGAATTTGTTAGGCATCTTCAAGGAATTGAATCCAAATGACATATTGGTGAGGAACTCTCCCAAGGTAAGTACTAGCTAG
- the LOC105059673 gene encoding transcription factor bHLH93 yields the protein MELDELGFLEELLALRGETWDTLPGGMNHEFFSSESSLDCFHENQSLVPPSFSAFEGLAAPAEPNFDCLSEVYRLLGAGFAAAAPEIQSSSVQSPLEDGKVGPVVHGDRREVVGDGQTVCKVEMGPPAEAPVVLGMGGCSDRKKRRAEGLQSKNLMAERRRRKRLNDRLSMLRSIVPKISKMDRTSILSDTIDYMKELLERIKGLQEEIEVGSEQPNLLGIFKELNPNDILVRNSPKFDVERRDFDTRIEICCTAKPGLLLSTVNTLEALGLEIQQCVVSCFNDFGMQASCSEDMKQRAVINSEEIKQALFRNAGYGGRCL from the exons ATGGAGCTAGATGAGCTTGGGTTTTTGGAAGAGCTTCTGGCTCTCAGGGGGGAGACATGGGACACTCTCCCCGGTGGAATGAATCATGAGTTCTTCTCTAGTGAAAGCAGCTTGGATTGCTTCCACGAGAACCAAAGCCTTGTTCCTCCCAGCTTCTCAGCATTCGAAGGCCTCGCCGCGCCGGCGGAGCCCAATTTTGATTGCCTCAGCGAAGTCTACCGCCTGCTTGGTGCCGGGTTTGCTGCGGCAGCACCGGAGATCCAGTCGTCGTCGGTGCAGTCGCCATTGGAGGATGGCAAGGTTGGCCCGGTGGTCCACGGTGATCGGCGTGAGGTGGTCGGAGATGGGCAGACTGTTTGCAAGGTGGAGATGGGGCCGCCGGCGGAGGCGCCGGTGGTTCTTGGGATGGGTGGCTGCAGTGACCGGAAGAAGAGGAGAGCCGAGGGGCTGCAGTCCAAGAATCTAATGGCCGAGAGACGGCGGAGGAAGCGGCTTAACGATCGGCTGTCGATGCTTCGATCCATTGTTCCAAAGATCAGCAAG ATGGATAGGACTTCTATTCTTAGTGACACCATAGATTACATGAAAGAGCTGCTGGAAAGGATCAAAGGATTGCAGGAAGAGATCGAAGTCGGCTCGGAGCAGCCGAATTTGTTAGGCATCTTCAAGGAATTGAATCCAAATGACATATTGGTGAGGAACTCTCCCAAG TTTGATGTCGAAAGGAGAGATTTCGACACCCGAATAGAGATTTGCTGCACGGCGAAGCCAGGTTTGCTGCTGTCGACGGTGAACACTCTAGAGGCCCTGGGGCTAGAGATCCAGCAGTGTGTTGTTAGCTGCTTCAATGACTTTGGAATGCAAGCTTCTTGTTCTGAG GATATGAAGCAGAGGGCAGTAATAAACTCTGAGGAGATAAAGCAGGCCTTGTTTAGAAATGCAGGCTATGGCGGAAGGTGTTTGTAG